In Tessaracoccus sp. MC1865, the DNA window CCCTGCGTGGCATACCCGGAGTGTTCGTGTTCGGGTCCAACGACTACTTCGCGCCGCAGTTCCGCAACCCGCTGAGGTACCTCACACGCGGGTCGTCCAACGGTCACAAGCAGCCGGAGCCGCGCCAACTCCCCACGGCGGAGCTCGCCGCGCATCTCGAGGGACTGGGTTGGGCGAACCTCACCCAGGGCCGCACCGTGCTCGAGGTGGCCGGGCATCGGCTGGCCTTCCGGGGCACCGACGACGCCCACCTCGGCCGCGACGACTACGCCGCCGTCGGCGGGCCGCCGGAGCCGGGCGCAGCGCTCAACATCGGCGTGACCCACGCGCCGTACCTGCGGTTGCTGAACGCCATGACTGCGGACGGCGTGGATCTGATCTTCGGGGGCCATACCCACGGCGGTCAGGTCTGTGTGCCGGGCCATGGGGCGCTGATCACCAACTGCGACCTCGACACGGCACGCGTCAAGGGCCTGTCCACCCACACCTCCGGGGGACGCACCGCGCACCTCCACGTGTCTGCGGGTTTGGGCACCTCCCCGTTCGCGCCGTACCGGTTCGCATGCCGCCCTGAGGTGACGCTGCTCACCCTGGTTCCCGGGCCGGAGCGGACCATCGCCCACGGCCCCATCCGGAACCGTGAATTCGCACCTGAGGCCGCCGTGCGCTAATCTTTCCCTTGGCTCAAAAA includes these proteins:
- a CDS encoding metallophosphoesterase, which encodes MRAATKTLGGLAALGAACFGWGLVERSLYTVRRVQLDVLPQSSAELRVLHVSDFHLMESQRGKQEFIAALAGLEPDLVVSTGDHISQAKAIPALMASLEPLRGIPGVFVFGSNDYFAPQFRNPLRYLTRGSSNGHKQPEPRQLPTAELAAHLEGLGWANLTQGRTVLEVAGHRLAFRGTDDAHLGRDDYAAVGGPPEPGAALNIGVTHAPYLRLLNAMTADGVDLIFGGHTHGGQVCVPGHGALITNCDLDTARVKGLSTHTSGGRTAHLHVSAGLGTSPFAPYRFACRPEVTLLTLVPGPERTIAHGPIRNREFAPEAAVR